A region from the uncultured Tateyamaria sp. genome encodes:
- the rplJ gene encoding 50S ribosomal protein L10: MDRAQKEKVVEELGQIFESSGVVVVAHYAGLTVAEMQDLRAKAREAGSAVRVAKNRLAKIALQDKPCASIGDYLTGMTVLTYSEDPVAAAKVSEDFAKGNDKFVILGGAMGENALDRAGVTAVSKMPSREELIASIVGCIGAPASNIAGAIGAPASNIASILSTIEEKAA; the protein is encoded by the coding sequence GTGGATAGAGCCCAGAAAGAGAAAGTGGTCGAGGAACTCGGCCAGATCTTTGAAAGCTCTGGCGTCGTTGTGGTTGCCCACTACGCCGGTCTGACAGTTGCCGAAATGCAGGACCTGCGTGCGAAAGCACGTGAAGCGGGTTCTGCGGTTCGTGTTGCCAAAAACAGGCTCGCCAAGATCGCCCTTCAGGACAAACCCTGCGCAAGCATCGGTGACTACCTGACGGGCATGACCGTTCTGACCTATTCCGAAGACCCCGTGGCAGCCGCCAAGGTGTCCGAGGACTTTGCCAAGGGTAACGACAAGTTCGTGATCCTGGGCGGGGCAATGGGTGAGAACGCGTTGGACCGGGCCGGAGTGACGGCTGTGTCGAAGATGCCTTCGCGCGAGGAGCTTATTGCTTCCATCGTGGGCTGCATCGGCGCACCTGCATCGAACATCGCCGGGGCCATTGGCGCACCTGCAAGCAACATCGCCTCCATCCTCTCGACCATCGAGGAGAAGGCGGCCTAA
- the rplL gene encoding 50S ribosomal protein L7/L12 produces the protein MADLKALAESIVGLTLLEAQELKTILKDEYGIEPAAGGAVMMAGPADGAGAAAEEEKSEFDVVLKNAGASKINVIKEVRGITGLGLKEAKDLVEAGGKIKEGCGKDEAEEIKGKLEAAGAEVELA, from the coding sequence ATGGCTGATCTGAAAGCACTGGCTGAAAGCATCGTGGGTCTGACCCTGCTGGAAGCACAAGAACTGAAAACCATCCTCAAGGACGAGTACGGCATCGAGCCCGCCGCTGGCGGCGCTGTGATGATGGCGGGCCCGGCTGACGGCGCAGGTGCGGCGGCAGAGGAAGAGAAGTCGGAATTCGACGTTGTCCTGAAAAACGCAGGCGCCTCCAAGATCAACGTGATCAAGGAAGTGCGCGGCATCACCGGTCTGGGCCTGAAAGAAGCCAAGGACCTGGTCGAAGCCGGCGGCAAGATCAAGGAAGGCTGCGGCAAGGACGAAGCCGAAGAGATCAAGGGCAAGCTGGAAGCAGCGGGCGCCGAGGTCGAACTGGCCTAA